Proteins encoded together in one Amphiprion ocellaris isolate individual 3 ecotype Okinawa chromosome 14, ASM2253959v1, whole genome shotgun sequence window:
- the zgc:153704 gene encoding lipocalin-like has product MTSLLTLLGAVLCSLAVSSEVIPPADFNLQGMSGKWYLIGFATNAQWFVSRKGSMKMGMAMLTPTADGDMDISYSSLNSDGSCWRMNNLATKTNMPGKFTYTSQRWGNVNDMRVVDVKYDEYVLTQTIKTKGDDSTVVNKLYGRGVDLSPELLEKFRQFSLETGVLPENIAYLPKNEECPAE; this is encoded by the exons ATGACTTCACTGCTGACCCTGCTGGGAGCTGTGCTCTGCTCCCTGGCTGTTTCTTCTGAGGTCATTCCTCCAGCAGACTTCAATTTACAGGGG ATGTCAGGAAAATGGTACCTGATTGGATTTGCCACTAATGCCCAGTGGTTTGTCAGTCGCAAAGGCAGCATGAAGATGGGCATGGCTATGCTCACCCCAACTGCTGACGGGGACATGGACATATCGTACTCCAGCCTCAA CTCTGATGGCTCATGTTGGAGAATGAACAATCTGGCCACGAAGACCAACATGCCTGGCAAGTTCACATACACAAGCCAAC GCTGGGGGAATGTGAATGACATGCGGGTGGTTGACGTGAAGTACGACGAGTACGTTCTGACTCAGACCATCAAGACCAAGGGAGATGATTCCACCGTTGTCAACAAACTATATG GACGTGGAGTTGACCTCAGCCCTGAGCTGCTGGAGAAGTTCAGGCAGTTCTCTCTGGAAACTGGCGTCCTGCCTGAAAATATTGCTTACCTTCCTAAAAACG AGGAATGCCCAGCTGAATAA